One window of the Spea bombifrons isolate aSpeBom1 chromosome 8, aSpeBom1.2.pri, whole genome shotgun sequence genome contains the following:
- the TMEM203 gene encoding transmembrane protein 203: protein MLFSLRELVQWLGFAQFEVFIHVLALFVFSVLLALRVDGFVGLSWWLVFTPLFAADGLSTYFTTIVTVRLFQDGEKRQAVLRLLWILTLLSLKFVFEILLCQKLSGNTKELWFGLILSPAFILLQLAMIRACRVN, encoded by the coding sequence ATGCTCTTCTCCCTGCGTGAGCTCGTGCAGTGGCTGGGATTCGCCCAGTTCGAGGTTTTTATTCACGTCTTGGCTCTGTTCGTTTTCTCGGTTCTTCTGGCCCTCCGGGTGGACGGCTTCGTCGGCCTGAGCTGGTGGCTCGTTTTCACGCCGTTGTTTGCCGCCGACGGCCTGAGCACGTACTTCACCACCATCGTGACGGTGCGCCTGTTCCAGGACGGGGAGAAGCGCCAGGCGGTCCTGCGGCTGCTCTGGATCCTCACCCTCCTCAGCCTGAAGTTCGTCTTCGAGATTCTTCTGTGCCAGAAGCTGTCGGGGAACACCAAGGAGCTGTGGTTCGGACTCATCCTGTCGCCGGCGTTCATCCTGCTGCAGCTCGCCATGATCCGAGCCTGCAGGGTG